In Pleurocapsa sp. PCC 7319, the following are encoded in one genomic region:
- a CDS encoding TM0106 family RecB-like putative nuclease, which produces MKAIVTNDVLESYIHCRYKGYLKLIGQSGIKSDYEDLQLKLRSNVKRNALSKIQAKVTDEQVISDVSLITSILEKGSLFILNLSVEDNHFSLVLDGIKKVATKRQDHSFYAPMLFYEGSRIRKEQRLFLELLATFLVKYQTVIPVVGSVWHGKECKQTTVRLNTDSRKVKQIQLDLKKMCVGEEVPRLVLNNHCQICEFQNYCYEQAHQEDNLSLIRGISEKEIKSLNRKGILTVTQLAHTFRPRRKRKNATKESQRRYHALQALAIRDEKIYILGTVQVPDSPVCIYLDVESDPDIDFVYLIGLLIVEKGSEKRYSFWAESKEQETQIFEQFVNEVTRREEFIIFCYGGYERAFIKKMTKASLDKALIERILNAMVNTLSLIYAHIYFPTYSNGLKDIGKYLGFSWSESNASGLQSIVWRAKWETSYDDSWKYKLLTYNLEDCIALKIVTETIRQILTITTPKKESVVDNVNHKSVGFIEDIEKLSDFHKWNKINFAQPEFEFINKRAYFDYQQERVYIHSSKAIKKAKSTKAPSPNRSLPASEKITILASQCPICKSEDVVNGIKKPVRTPEPRVKRAFDIIFTPTGIRRRVIECRTSVHKCLKCNKEFIPIEHQRLDRHFHGLKSWVMFQHVEYKINLQVLSKMFEEFFGIRIASNEISMLKPLMARYYETTYQRLLADIVAGKLLHVDETEIELQNQKGYVWVFTNLEQVVYLYRPSREGSFLHELLADFKGVLVSDFYAAYDGIECPQQKCLIHLIRDINQELLNNPFDDELKSITQPFGVLLREIVTSIDEHGLRKKYLMRHTLAVEEFFNSIDNQLISSDAAEALRLRLIKNRDKLFAFIQYDGIPWNNNNAEHAIKQFAYYREIYHGIITESGLENYLVLLSICQTCHYKGIDFLKFLLSKEQDIDTFNRRKHRKHKLSTIELYPEGFVPQHLASKRKKT; this is translated from the coding sequence ATGAAAGCAATAGTTACCAACGATGTGCTTGAAAGTTATATTCATTGTAGATACAAGGGCTATCTCAAACTGATAGGCCAGTCAGGCATTAAATCGGATTATGAGGACTTACAGCTCAAATTAAGAAGTAACGTAAAACGCAATGCACTTAGTAAAATCCAGGCAAAAGTTACTGATGAGCAAGTAATAAGTGATGTTTCTCTTATTACTTCGATATTAGAAAAAGGTAGTCTTTTTATTCTTAACTTATCTGTTGAAGACAATCATTTTTCTTTGGTATTAGATGGAATTAAAAAAGTAGCAACAAAGCGACAGGATCACTCTTTCTATGCACCGATGTTATTTTATGAAGGAAGCCGAATTCGTAAAGAGCAAAGGCTTTTTTTAGAATTATTGGCTACATTTCTCGTCAAATATCAAACGGTAATTCCAGTAGTCGGGAGTGTTTGGCATGGCAAAGAATGTAAGCAGACTACTGTGCGTCTTAATACAGATTCACGCAAAGTTAAACAAATCCAGTTAGACCTAAAAAAGATGTGTGTCGGGGAGGAAGTTCCCAGGTTAGTCCTCAACAATCACTGCCAAATATGTGAGTTTCAAAACTACTGTTACGAACAAGCTCATCAAGAAGACAACCTCAGTTTGATTCGAGGAATATCTGAGAAGGAAATCAAATCATTGAATCGCAAAGGGATTTTGACAGTTACCCAACTTGCTCACACATTTAGACCTCGAAGAAAAAGAAAGAATGCGACCAAAGAATCGCAACGCCGTTATCATGCCCTCCAAGCATTAGCGATACGCGATGAAAAGATATACATCCTCGGAACTGTGCAAGTACCTGATAGTCCAGTATGTATCTATCTTGATGTAGAGAGCGATCCTGACATCGATTTTGTTTATCTTATTGGGTTGCTTATTGTAGAAAAAGGTTCGGAAAAACGTTATTCTTTCTGGGCTGAGAGTAAAGAGCAAGAGACACAGATATTTGAACAGTTTGTCAACGAGGTTACGCGACGAGAAGAATTTATTATATTTTGCTATGGTGGTTATGAACGAGCATTCATCAAGAAAATGACCAAAGCCTCGCTTGATAAGGCTTTAATCGAGCGAATATTGAATGCTATGGTCAATACTCTTTCCCTAATTTATGCACATATCTACTTCCCCACCTACTCGAATGGTCTCAAGGATATAGGCAAATACTTAGGGTTTTCGTGGAGTGAATCAAATGCTTCAGGGCTTCAAAGTATTGTCTGGAGAGCAAAATGGGAAACCAGTTACGATGATAGCTGGAAATATAAGCTATTGACCTACAATTTAGAGGACTGTATAGCACTAAAAATAGTTACTGAAACTATACGGCAAATTTTAACTATAACCACCCCGAAAAAAGAGTCGGTTGTAGATAATGTCAACCATAAATCAGTTGGTTTTATAGAAGATATTGAAAAGCTATCTGATTTTCACAAATGGAATAAAATAAATTTTGCCCAACCCGAATTTGAATTTATCAATAAGAGGGCATATTTTGATTATCAACAAGAGCGAGTTTATATACATAGTAGCAAAGCCATCAAAAAAGCTAAATCAACTAAAGCTCCTTCTCCCAATCGCAGCCTGCCAGCATCTGAAAAAATCACGATACTTGCTTCACAATGTCCCATTTGCAAGAGCGAAGATGTAGTCAATGGTATTAAGAAGCCAGTTAGAACTCCAGAACCGAGAGTCAAGAGAGCTTTCGACATCATATTTACACCAACTGGCATCAGGCGTAGAGTAATAGAGTGTAGAACCTCGGTACACAAGTGTCTTAAATGTAATAAAGAATTTATTCCCATTGAGCATCAAAGACTAGATAGACATTTTCATGGTCTCAAAAGCTGGGTTATGTTTCAGCATGTGGAATATAAAATAAATCTTCAAGTACTATCGAAGATGTTTGAAGAATTTTTTGGAATACGTATTGCTTCTAATGAAATTTCCATGCTGAAGCCATTAATGGCAAGATACTATGAAACTACTTATCAAAGACTATTAGCAGATATCGTTGCTGGAAAACTTCTACATGTAGATGAAACAGAAATAGAGCTGCAAAATCAGAAAGGATATGTTTGGGTCTTTACGAATCTTGAACAAGTTGTTTATTTGTATCGACCCTCAAGGGAAGGAAGTTTTTTACATGAGTTATTGGCTGATTTCAAAGGTGTTCTAGTTTCTGATTTCTATGCTGCATATGACGGTATAGAATGTCCACAACAAAAATGTCTTATTCATCTAATACGAGATATAAATCAAGAGTTGCTGAACAACCCGTTTGACGACGAACTCAAGTCGATTACCCAACCCTTTGGTGTGTTGCTTAGAGAAATTGTTACATCAATTGATGAACATGGTCTTCGGAAAAAGTATCTGATGCGACATACTTTAGCAGTTGAAGAATTTTTCAATTCCATAGACAATCAACTTATTTCATCCGATGCAGCGGAAGCCTTGCGGTTACGATTGATAAAAAATCGTGATAAATTGTTCGCGTTTATCCAGTATGACGGAATCCCTTGGAATAATAACAATGCAGAACATGCTATCAAGCAATTCGCCTATTATAGAGAGATTTATCATGGAATTATTACAGAAAGTGGACTTGAAAATTATCTTGTGTTGTTGAGTATTTGTCAGACATGTCATTACAAAGGCATAGATTTCCTGAAATTTCTTCTTTCTAAGGAACAAGATATAGACACTTTTAACCGAAGAAAACATCGGAAACATAAGCTGTCAACTATCGAACTTTATCCAGAGGGATTCGTACCACAACATCTCGCATCTAAGCGTAAAAAGACATAA
- the drmC gene encoding DISARM system phospholipase D-like protein DrmC — translation MKDEKSLDSTRENVTPEASLRHIKLLKQIDQVVNFLSPSVLDSVIAGLHDSPSGYNEALVAKLLGKLPNPKFRRVVAELLSIWQQDQNNWNSCSLAAALSSAAYSVTQIRQALDVELVWTGPETNGPSFRRTDQVLLQLIRDAQDELTLISFAIYKIPDIAQVLIKALNRGVKVRLIAENPEVADKIPFGIKEALGKEIIERAQVFIWPKHKRPVDSEGRYGSLHIKSAIADSHKLFITSANLTQYAFTLNMEMGVLVRSRYLANQVESQIEDLIQHDVLVLI, via the coding sequence ATGAAAGACGAGAAATCACTGGATAGTACTCGTGAAAACGTAACACCAGAAGCAAGCTTACGCCACATTAAACTGTTGAAACAGATCGATCAAGTCGTAAATTTTTTATCACCGTCGGTTCTCGATTCTGTTATTGCTGGTCTCCATGACTCTCCTTCTGGATACAATGAAGCTCTTGTAGCAAAGTTGTTAGGAAAACTACCCAATCCAAAATTTCGGCGTGTAGTTGCTGAACTACTCTCAATTTGGCAACAGGATCAGAATAATTGGAACAGTTGCTCTCTCGCAGCAGCTTTAAGCAGTGCTGCATATTCTGTTACTCAAATTCGCCAAGCTTTAGATGTAGAGTTAGTTTGGACTGGCCCAGAAACTAATGGTCCATCTTTTCGCCGGACTGACCAAGTCTTACTACAGTTAATTCGTGATGCACAAGATGAATTGACCTTGATTAGTTTTGCTATCTATAAAATTCCAGACATCGCTCAGGTACTAATAAAAGCTCTGAACCGTGGAGTTAAAGTAAGACTGATTGCAGAAAACCCTGAAGTTGCTGATAAAATTCCTTTTGGGATAAAAGAGGCTTTAGGAAAAGAAATTATTGAACGAGCACAGGTATTTATTTGGCCGAAACACAAAAGACCTGTAGATAGTGAAGGTCGATATGGTTCTTTGCATATTAAGTCTGCTATTGCTGATTCTCATAAACTCTTTATTACAAGTGCCAATCTTACTCAGTATGCTTTTACTCTCAATATGGAAATGGGTGTTTTGGTTCGGAGTCGTTATCTAGCTAATCAAGTTGAAAGTCAAATAGAAGATTTAATCCAACATGATGTATTGGTCTTAATCTAA
- the drmB gene encoding DUF1998 domain-containing protein produces MTQRDFKKYKVGELRPSQILFTYGIGAIADLPNLAVMVMGLEEWEKNRTAELSEPRLLVAVRRRLGSQVKELRLPPMPSETAESPLDEAARIGIPVAPFPSWMVCPKCRLLAPLQSGLFELKHNPYRPNEARYVHTHCPRTKKPPAVIPARFLVACENGHLDDFPWRYFVHQGNSDCKGSLRLEEYGVSGAATDIVVNCDGCKSSRRLSDAFGEVGKNNLPACRGRHPHLRNFEDCDRQMKSILLGASNSWFSSTLSALSIPSASNQLEELVEQNWVTIGKANSQETLQVLLSALQATGQLQDFTSYSLEEIWAIVEAKQQGIEETETNYQDLKTPEWQIFSEADSSKNTRDFQLHPVSAPVGYEKYFRQIVLIERLREVRALIGFTRIQSPGDFADIEQQNDECIAPLSRYKPKWLPATEIKGEGIFLQFNEDRLQAWEKLSAVKKHETQIKVAQKDWLNSRNSELVDKVPFPGIRYVLLHSFAHALMRQLALECGYNVASLRERIYSQPPEAENGAQAGLLIYTAAPDSEGTLGGLVKLGESQTLGYHIAQALQQMRLCASDPLCAEHKPHGGTYSLHWAACHACLFSPETSCERGNKFLDRSVLVSTVATVASDNLAFFET; encoded by the coding sequence ATGACTCAACGTGATTTTAAAAAGTACAAAGTAGGTGAATTACGCCCCAGTCAGATTTTATTTACCTACGGTATTGGTGCGATCGCCGATCTACCAAATTTAGCAGTTATGGTCATGGGGTTGGAAGAATGGGAGAAAAATCGCACTGCCGAATTGTCAGAGCCAAGACTTTTGGTTGCCGTACGTCGCCGACTCGGTTCTCAAGTAAAAGAGCTTCGCCTCCCCCCAATGCCTTCTGAAACAGCCGAAAGTCCCTTAGATGAAGCAGCGCGAATTGGCATACCCGTAGCCCCTTTCCCAAGCTGGATGGTTTGTCCCAAATGTCGTTTGCTTGCTCCTTTACAATCAGGATTATTTGAACTCAAACATAATCCTTACCGCCCTAACGAAGCCCGTTATGTTCATACTCACTGCCCAAGAACCAAAAAACCACCCGCCGTAATTCCTGCTCGTTTTCTCGTTGCCTGTGAAAATGGACATCTCGATGATTTTCCCTGGCGATATTTCGTTCACCAAGGTAATAGTGATTGTAAGGGGTCTCTGCGTTTAGAAGAATATGGGGTATCGGGTGCTGCCACTGACATTGTAGTTAACTGTGATGGTTGTAAATCCAGTCGTCGTTTATCCGATGCTTTTGGTGAGGTAGGGAAAAATAATCTCCCAGCTTGTAGAGGTCGTCATCCTCATCTCCGCAATTTTGAGGATTGCGATCGTCAGATGAAAAGTATTCTTTTAGGTGCGTCCAATAGTTGGTTTTCTTCTACTCTTTCGGCTCTTTCCATTCCCTCTGCTTCAAACCAGCTAGAAGAATTAGTGGAACAAAACTGGGTCACTATAGGTAAAGCTAATAGCCAAGAAACATTACAGGTTTTACTATCAGCCTTACAAGCAACAGGACAGCTTCAAGATTTTACCTCTTACTCTCTAGAAGAAATTTGGGCGATCGTCGAAGCTAAACAGCAAGGAATTGAAGAAACTGAAACTAATTACCAAGATTTAAAAACACCAGAATGGCAGATCTTCTCTGAAGCTGACTCTAGTAAAAATACTAGAGATTTTCAATTGCACCCTGTTTCTGCTCCTGTTGGCTATGAAAAATATTTTAGGCAAATTGTTCTTATTGAAAGACTAAGAGAAGTTAGGGCTTTAATTGGGTTTACTCGAATTCAATCTCCAGGAGATTTTGCCGATATAGAACAACAAAATGACGAATGTATTGCTCCTCTCAGCCGTTACAAGCCCAAGTGGCTGCCAGCAACAGAAATTAAAGGAGAAGGAATTTTTCTTCAATTTAACGAAGATAGATTACAAGCATGGGAAAAACTGTCAGCAGTCAAAAAACATGAAACACAGATCAAAGTAGCTCAAAAAGACTGGCTCAATAGTCGCAATTCAGAACTTGTAGATAAAGTTCCTTTTCCTGGTATTCGTTATGTTCTATTACATTCTTTTGCTCATGCTTTAATGCGCCAGTTAGCTCTTGAATGTGGTTACAATGTAGCCAGCTTAAGAGAACGCATTTACTCTCAGCCACCAGAGGCTGAAAATGGAGCGCAAGCAGGCTTGTTAATTTACACGGCTGCTCCCGATAGTGAAGGGACTTTGGGTGGATTAGTAAAGTTGGGAGAATCGCAAACTCTTGGTTATCATATTGCCCAAGCTCTTCAACAAATGCGTTTGTGTGCTTCAGACCCTCTGTGTGCCGAACACAAACCCCATGGTGGTACATATTCTTTACATTGGGCAGCTTGTCACGCTTGTTTGTTCTCACCAGAAACTTCTTGCGAACGGGGAAATAAATTTCTCGACCGTTCGGTTCTCGTTTCTACAGTTGCCACAGTTGCGAGCGATAATTTAGCCTTTTTTGAAACTTAA
- the drmA gene encoding DISARM system helicase DrmA, giving the protein MNIIKLPPILPGGLDLTEINQQLQAGKAQLDWSEVVSAQQKYLEVLLARLDLSDRAEVLGIDGAIDDDIADRIIRCFEKVKPKKSKSSTKKQSKSKSTPQVWSQSSFLETNYVATENLNEGTQSSLVTEQFTIDPKLKIATEEDRSSSSSVPTIISVETANSNQNKNDNTQILNKATTYQIRAELEAAILKDLHGPVGGAEEEIEERSVTDRYLVGLLAPQFRRKKNEPQADEVPLEEESELQESLGIAGQNSPEEDSTQGSVPPPNTMFPSSMGMTFCVSGEVETIAITAQWGKYQREKSQISFKEDGSPRQVWKRYPHSGTTTEALANGREIHWVVSPQEEPDVYVSGKIRRLDNKDWIISLFLVNAQQEPNKLRDRAWLFQPELIVNSLDSSNPDIFLRKPIPISIKNLDPLIHQENQAMAMLYRHQVEFAVGHGVSVRAETTAENPRRAFCLATSFVPAYEVAKTTPPTEEEIPQLTGLVLDMQQLAQGKAQELTTYLNPLVTAYSSWLEQQQQRINDPTEELTEYQDVAESAIANCQQTLERIQAGIAVLQDNPQAVEAFQFMNHAMWQQRIHSLYAEKIRRGEKLKLADIDIPKNRSWYPFQLAFILLNLPSVTDLHHQDRSDPTKAIADLLWFPTGGGKTEAYLGLTAHTIGLRRLQGKVGGRDGNYGVAVLMRYTLRLLTLQQFQRATTLICACEEIRRQDESKWGNEPFRIGLWVGQNSTPNYTSQSEECIKQLRGQSRQIKGGTPHQLTNCPWCGSKIDPGKNITVEPVDKGRGRTFIRCGDSLGRCIFSKGEGLPILVVDEEIYRRLPTLLIATVDKFAQMPWKGQVQMLFGQVSGYCERHGFRSSDVDDKERHNKTGSLPAAKTIACAKLRPPDLIIQDELHLISGPLGTLVGLYETAIDKLASWEVNGKLVRPKVIASTATIRQAQTQVYNLFLRQLQIFPPQGLDIQDNFFSRQRLPSEANPGRRYLGICAPGRRLKATMIRVYLAVLSASQALYEQYGEKADPWMTLVGYFNSLRELGGTRRLVEDDIRNRLAKMERRGLAKRTRILMDELTSRKDSTEIPVILDKLEIPFDPKTEAENKSRRKANDRVEKPDPLDVILATNMISVGVDVKRLGVMVACGQPKNTAEYIQATSRVGRTHPGLVITVYNWARPRDLSHYERFAHYHATFYQHVEALSVTPFASGALDRGLTALLISLIRQTGEEFNGNDRAGTIERNHPYVQAALDAIIGRVEQIEGTQAGDRLRRELSAKLDRWLRRIQQLEPGTTLQYQTSSRDGTAIKLIEAAGKGQWDDFTCLNSLRNVEPTVGLVLTDSPPDEDNSRLPQPFSQTP; this is encoded by the coding sequence ATGAACATCATTAAACTTCCTCCTATATTACCTGGCGGATTAGATTTAACCGAGATCAATCAACAATTACAAGCTGGAAAGGCACAGTTGGACTGGAGTGAAGTAGTTTCTGCCCAGCAAAAGTATTTAGAAGTTTTATTAGCCCGACTCGATCTTTCCGATCGTGCTGAGGTCTTAGGAATCGATGGCGCGATCGATGATGATATAGCCGATCGAATTATTCGTTGCTTTGAAAAAGTAAAGCCTAAAAAAAGTAAATCTTCGACCAAAAAGCAATCCAAATCTAAATCTACTCCTCAAGTCTGGTCACAATCTAGTTTTCTAGAAACAAACTATGTAGCTACTGAAAATTTAAATGAAGGTACACAAAGTAGTTTAGTTACAGAACAATTTACGATCGACCCAAAACTGAAAATTGCCACAGAAGAAGATCGATCGAGTTCTTCATCCGTTCCAACTATTATCTCCGTCGAAACAGCTAATTCCAACCAAAATAAGAACGACAATACACAAATACTAAATAAAGCCACTACCTATCAAATTCGTGCCGAACTTGAAGCAGCCATTCTCAAAGACCTTCATGGTCCTGTAGGTGGTGCAGAAGAGGAAATCGAAGAAAGAAGCGTTACAGATCGCTATCTAGTAGGTCTTCTCGCCCCTCAATTTCGACGCAAAAAGAACGAACCACAAGCAGATGAAGTTCCTTTAGAAGAAGAATCAGAACTGCAAGAAAGTTTGGGAATTGCTGGTCAAAATAGTCCAGAAGAAGACAGTACCCAAGGAAGTGTTCCTCCTCCCAACACCATGTTCCCCTCTTCAATGGGGATGACCTTTTGCGTTAGCGGGGAAGTAGAGACAATAGCAATTACTGCCCAATGGGGTAAATATCAACGAGAAAAGAGTCAGATTAGTTTTAAGGAAGATGGCAGTCCTCGACAGGTGTGGAAACGCTATCCTCATTCAGGAACAACGACTGAAGCTTTAGCTAATGGGCGAGAAATTCACTGGGTAGTTTCACCCCAAGAAGAGCCAGATGTGTACGTAAGTGGGAAAATACGCCGTCTAGATAATAAAGATTGGATTATTTCACTTTTTCTAGTTAATGCCCAACAAGAACCAAATAAACTGCGCGATCGCGCTTGGCTATTTCAACCAGAATTAATTGTTAATTCTCTAGACTCGTCGAATCCAGATATTTTCCTGCGTAAACCCATACCTATTTCGATTAAAAATCTCGACCCATTAATTCATCAGGAAAACCAAGCCATGGCAATGCTGTATCGTCACCAGGTAGAGTTTGCCGTGGGACATGGGGTCAGCGTTCGCGCCGAAACTACAGCAGAAAATCCCAGACGCGCCTTTTGTTTAGCTACTAGCTTTGTTCCTGCCTATGAAGTTGCCAAAACTACCCCTCCTACTGAAGAGGAAATTCCCCAATTGACAGGCTTGGTTTTAGATATGCAGCAATTAGCCCAAGGGAAAGCTCAAGAATTAACGACCTATCTCAATCCTCTGGTAACTGCTTATTCTAGCTGGCTCGAACAGCAGCAACAACGCATCAACGATCCTACCGAGGAACTGACAGAATATCAGGATGTAGCTGAAAGTGCGATCGCCAATTGCCAACAGACTTTAGAACGCATTCAAGCTGGTATAGCTGTGCTGCAAGATAATCCTCAAGCTGTTGAAGCCTTCCAGTTTATGAATCATGCTATGTGGCAGCAGCGCATCCATTCACTCTATGCAGAGAAAATCAGAAGAGGCGAAAAACTTAAATTAGCAGATATAGACATACCTAAAAACCGCAGTTGGTATCCTTTCCAGTTAGCTTTTATTCTGCTCAATCTCCCTAGCGTTACCGATCTACATCATCAAGACCGTTCTGACCCCACCAAAGCGATCGCCGATTTGCTTTGGTTTCCCACAGGAGGCGGTAAGACAGAAGCTTATTTAGGACTAACTGCACATACTATTGGCTTAAGAAGATTACAGGGGAAAGTAGGAGGTAGAGATGGAAATTACGGCGTAGCAGTTCTGATGCGCTACACTTTGCGTCTGCTTACTCTCCAACAATTCCAAAGAGCTACTACTTTAATCTGTGCTTGTGAAGAGATTCGTCGTCAAGATGAATCTAAATGGGGCAATGAACCTTTTCGCATTGGTTTGTGGGTAGGTCAAAATAGCACCCCTAACTATACCTCTCAAAGTGAAGAGTGTATCAAACAACTGCGAGGACAATCTCGACAGATCAAAGGCGGTACACCCCATCAGCTTACTAACTGTCCTTGGTGCGGTAGCAAAATCGATCCAGGTAAAAATATTACTGTCGAACCAGTAGATAAAGGTAGAGGACGCACCTTTATTAGATGTGGTGATAGTTTAGGTCGCTGTATCTTTTCTAAGGGTGAAGGTTTGCCTATTTTAGTCGTTGATGAAGAAATTTATCGTCGTCTTCCTACTTTACTGATTGCCACAGTCGATAAGTTTGCTCAAATGCCCTGGAAAGGTCAAGTACAAATGCTGTTTGGGCAAGTTAGTGGTTACTGCGAAAGACATGGTTTTCGTTCCTCCGATGTAGATGATAAGGAGCGACACAATAAAACTGGTTCTCTTCCTGCTGCCAAAACCATAGCCTGTGCTAAATTGCGTCCGCCAGATTTAATCATTCAAGACGAATTACACTTAATTAGTGGTCCTTTGGGAACTTTGGTGGGACTCTATGAAACTGCCATAGATAAATTAGCCTCTTGGGAAGTTAACGGTAAACTAGTTCGCCCCAAAGTTATCGCTTCAACTGCTACCATTCGTCAAGCTCAAACCCAAGTTTACAACCTCTTTTTACGCCAGCTTCAGATTTTCCCACCCCAAGGTTTAGATATTCAAGATAATTTCTTCTCACGACAAAGATTACCCAGCGAGGCTAACCCTGGTCGTCGTTATTTAGGTATCTGCGCCCCTGGACGGCGTTTAAAAGCAACTATGATTCGTGTTTACCTTGCTGTTTTATCTGCATCTCAGGCTTTATACGAACAGTATGGTGAAAAAGCAGACCCCTGGATGACTTTAGTTGGTTACTTCAATTCTCTGCGGGAATTGGGGGGAACAAGGCGTTTAGTAGAAGATGATATTCGCAACCGTTTGGCAAAAATGGAACGGCGAGGACTTGCTAAAAGAACTCGCATACTAATGGACGAATTGACCTCTCGCAAGGATTCTACTGAAATTCCCGTCATTTTAGATAAATTGGAAATTCCTTTCGATCCCAAAACCGAAGCCGAAAATAAATCCCGTCGCAAAGCAAATGACCGAGTTGAAAAGCCAGATCCATTAGATGTGATTTTGGCGACAAATATGATTTCTGTGGGTGTTGATGTCAAACGTTTGGGAGTGATGGTTGCTTGTGGTCAACCGAAAAATACTGCCGAATACATTCAGGCTACTTCACGGGTAGGCAGAACTCATCCAGGGTTAGTAATTACAGTTTATAATTGGGCGCGACCCAGAGACTTATCCCATTACGAACGTTTTGCCCATTATCACGCTACTTTTTATCAGCACGTAGAAGCACTTTCCGTCACACCTTTTGCATCGGGGGCATTAGATCGGGGTTTAACGGCTCTATTAATCTCATTAATCAGACAAACTGGAGAAGAGTTTAATGGCAATGATCGCGCTGGAACAATTGAACGCAATCATCCTTACGTCCAAGCAGCCCTCGATGCTATTATCGGTCGCGTCGAACAAATTGAAGGAACTCAAGCAGGCGATCGCCTACGTCGGGAGTTGTCAGCTAAACTCGATCGATGGTTAAGACGAATACAGCAATTAGAACCAGGCACTACTTTGCAATATCAAACATCCTCTAGAGACGGTACGGCAATTAAGTTAATCGAAGCTGCGGGTAAGGGACAATGGGATGATTTTACCTGTCTTAATTCTCTGCGTAATGTCGAACCTACCGTGGGCTTAGTCTTAACAGACTCTCCTCCCGATGAAGATAATTCTCGTTTGCCCCAGCCATTTAGCCAAACCCCATAA